Part of the Devosia sp. SL43 genome, CCGCTCCTGCCGTCCCGGCAGGTAGGGACACGGCATCGCCGCGGTCAGGAACAGCTGAGTGGTTTCAGGCGTCTGGTCGGTCATACAAGACCCTTGGGTGACATCGGGAGAATGTACTCCCCTCGGTCACCCCCGGCAACGCCTCAATAAGCTTGGCTGGTCCGCGCCGATTGGGCGCGCCAATGCCGTACCATCGGCGAACGACGAACCATCAGCGTACCGGTGATCAGGTCGTGGATCATCTGCCGGCGCGGGGTAAACAGCGCGAACAGCAGCGACAGCGGCCAGGAAATCCAGGTGGTGATCCAGAACACGCCGGCATGGATGAAGGCCATCCAGCCATCCAGTGGCTGCCCACGCGTCGGCGTCAGCACGATATCCATCGCCTGCATGCCCAGCGTGGCCCGCTTGGGAGAACCTAGCGTCGCGCCATAATAGAGAATGATCGTCGCCGGTACGACGAGGAACAGCCCCAGCCAGGCGAGCCCAAACGTCAGAAACCCGGCAATCAAGCCGACCAACGAGAACGCCAGGATCATCATTCCCATGACGAACAGATCGATGACAAACGCTGCAACACGGCGCGTCAGCAACCCCTCGAACAGCTCAGGGGCAGTGGCAGGATCGGGCAGGGTAGGGCGAGCATTCTGATAGGTCTGGTCCATGCCCAAACAGATTGTCACGCCTTGCCGCTCGCGCAAGAGGTGGAGGCACAGAAATGTGACCTCTTATCGGGGAGGCGCTGGCCACTCATGCTCGGGCAACAGCTCCGCCAGTGTCAGCACCCTGTCTGGGCCAAGGACAACCGTAGTCGTCAGGTTACCGCTATCGACCTGGCGCATGAACTCGCGGCAATGGCCGCACGGTGGCAGCACATGCAGTTCCCCAGTCTCGGGATTGCGCCACACCGCGACGATCCTGGAGATCGTATATTCCCCGGCGGTAATCATGGCCGCAATGGCACTGCGCTCCGCGCAGAGACCCCAACTGGCCGTGTCGACAGACACCGTCAAACGCCTTGCCAGATCCGGAAATCAGCGTCGCGCCAACGTCGCCAAAGAGCCGCCCATCTCTCGTCCGGTACGGTTTGACCAGCGCAGCAGCGCGGTCGATCAGCGCCTGGTTTGAGGCAGACACTTTACCGCCCCAGTTCCCGCGCCACTTCCAGCGCGAAGTAAGTCAGCACCCCACTCGCCCCGGCCCTCTTGAAGGCCCACAAGCTCTCCAGGATCGCGCCCTTGCGATCGATTGCCCCGGCCGCCGCCGCCATCTCGATCATCGCGAACTCGCCGCTCACCTGATAGGCGTAGATGGGGATGTTGAAGTTGTCCTTTGCCCGCCGCACGATATCCAGATACGGCAGCCCGGGCTTCACCATCACGCTATCGGCCCCTTCCTCGATGTCCTGCGCAATCTCGCGCATCGCTTCGTCGGAATTGGCATAGTCCATCTGGTAAGTGCGCTTGTCGCCTTTGAGCCGGCTGCCCGATCCCACGGCCTCACGGAACGGTCCGTAATAGTAGGACGCATACTTGGCCGCATAAGCCATGATCTGCACATGGTCGAAGCCCGCTTCGTCCAGCGCCGCGCGGATCGCCGCCACCCGCCCATCCATCATGTCCGACGGCGCAATGATATCCGCCCCCGCCTTGGCCTGCACCAACGCCGAGCGGATCATCACCGCGACGGTCTCATCGTTGAGAATTTCCCCATCCCGCACCAGCCCGTCCTGGCCGTCGCTGGAATACTCGTCCAGCGCCACATCGGCGATCAGCCCGATCTCCGGCACGGCCGACTTGATCGCGCTCAGCGCCCGGCACATCAGATTGTCCGGATTGTAAGCCTCGGCGCCATTCTCGCTCCGCAGATGGTCAGGGGTGTTGGGAAACAGTGCCAGCGCCGGTATCCCCGCATCCCGCGCCGCCTTCGCCGCCTCGACGCACAGGTCCACGCTCAGTCGCTCCACCCCCGGCATGGTGCGGATTTGTGTCTTCTCGTTATGCCCATCGATCGCGAACAGCGGCCAGATCAGGTCCGACGGCTGCAATGTGGTCTCGCGCACCATGGCCCGGCTCCACGCCGTCCCGCGCGTCCGGCGCAGCCGCCGTCCGCCGAGAAAATCCATGTCGTGCTTCTGCCAGTCGTTGGACATCGCGGTCTCCAGTGCTGGCGCTTCATTTATCAGCGCTGGCAGTCCCCTCCAAGCTCCCGCTTGTCGCATCCGTTCAGGCCCGCTAGAAAACCGCATGGATTTCAACGCTCCGCCTATCGGCATCTATATCCGCGTCGTCGCCATCATCAGCCTGCTACTGGGGCTCAACGATGCGGCGCGCCTGCTCGGCGTCAATTTGGGTGCCGTCAGCCCCATCTCCACCATGGGCATGACTGGCTTTGTTTATCTCGGCATCTTCTGCCTCGCCCGGCTCTTCGCGGCCGTTGGCTTGTGGATCAAGGCCAGTTGGGGCGCTGCACTGCTGGTCGGCTCCACCAGCGTCGAATTGCTGCTCTACCTGTTGCGCAACAACGACGTCCAGATGTCCGCCGTCGGCTTCGCCATCCGGCTCGTCCTGCTGGCGTCCATCCTCATCATCTTCATCCTGTCGATCCGCCTCAGCCGGGCCCGCGCGGCAGACTAATGCTCGACCGGGTGAAATTGCTCGATCGTGATCTCCTCGGCCAGCGCATCCTGCGGCGCGCCGAAACTGGTGACGGTCGTGAACCACTGTGTCGTTACCCCACCCGTAACGAAGGTCAATGGCAGCAGCACCGAACCGCGCCACTGCCCGCGCACCGTCGATAGCGCGCTGGCACCAGGCTGTAGCATCGCCCGCCGCATCACCGCACCCATCGCCGACTGTGGCCCGTGCCGCCGCACCCCCTCGCGCATGCGATGCAACAGGTACTCCGCCACTTCACTCCAGTTGACGATCGAGTCCCGCACCGGCCCGGGGTTGAAGACATAGTCGACAAGGTTGGCCCGACCGAGCACATCGCGGTCTGCCCTGATCATGCCAAGCGCCGCCGGATTGGCGTCGAGAATGTTGAACGCCACGTCGAGTACCACGGCCGGGTAGGGCTCATGCGCCTTCAACAACAGCGCGGCTGCCCGGCGAACCTCGGCCATCTGCTCGCTCTGCCAGTCGCTGTCGCCAAACATCGGCGCAAAGCCGGCCGCGGTTAGCATCGCATTGCGCTCCCGCAGCGGCAGGTCCAACGCCTCGGCCAGCCGCAGCACCATGTCTGCGCTCGGCTTGGCCCGCTCTGACTCCATGAACGATACGTGC contains:
- a CDS encoding RDD family protein codes for the protein MDQTYQNARPTLPDPATAPELFEGLLTRRVAAFVIDLFVMGMMILAFSLVGLIAGFLTFGLAWLGLFLVVPATIILYYGATLGSPKRATLGMQAMDIVLTPTRGQPLDGWMAFIHAGVFWITTWISWPLSLLFALFTPRRQMIHDLITGTLMVRRSPMVRHWRAQSARTSQAY
- a CDS encoding cytidine deaminase family protein, translating into MSVDTASWGLCAERSAIAAMITAGEYTISRIVAVWRNPETGELHVLPPCGHCREFMRQVDSGNLTTTVVLGPDRVLTLAELLPEHEWPAPPR
- the hemB gene encoding porphobilinogen synthase; protein product: MSNDWQKHDMDFLGGRRLRRTRGTAWSRAMVRETTLQPSDLIWPLFAIDGHNEKTQIRTMPGVERLSVDLCVEAAKAARDAGIPALALFPNTPDHLRSENGAEAYNPDNLMCRALSAIKSAVPEIGLIADVALDEYSSDGQDGLVRDGEILNDETVAVMIRSALVQAKAGADIIAPSDMMDGRVAAIRAALDEAGFDHVQIMAYAAKYASYYYGPFREAVGSGSRLKGDKRTYQMDYANSDEAMREIAQDIEEGADSVMVKPGLPYLDIVRRAKDNFNIPIYAYQVSGEFAMIEMAAAAGAIDRKGAILESLWAFKRAGASGVLTYFALEVARELGR
- a CDS encoding MmyB family transcriptional regulator gives rise to the protein MSQLDLALGASVSTRHVSFMESERAKPSADMVLRLAEALDLPLRERNAMLTAAGFAPMFGDSDWQSEQMAEVRRAAALLLKAHEPYPAVVLDVAFNILDANPAALGMIRADRDVLGRANLVDYVFNPGPVRDSIVNWSEVAEYLLHRMREGVRRHGPQSAMGAVMRRAMLQPGASALSTVRGQWRGSVLLPLTFVTGGVTTQWFTTVTSFGAPQDALAEEITIEQFHPVEH